The Rhododendron vialii isolate Sample 1 chromosome 8a, ASM3025357v1 genome has a window encoding:
- the LOC131299261 gene encoding inositol oxygenase 1-like isoform X1, whose amino-acid sequence MTIPIAQPEFGVEIEAEEKKIPANENELTLDGGFLVPETNSFGQNFRDYDAESVRQEGVENFYRVNHINQTFDFVKRMREEYGKVDKVEMSIWECCELLNDVVDESDPDLDEPQIEHLLQTAEAIRKDYPNEDWLHLTALIHDLGKVLLLPSFGELPQWAVVGDTFPVGCAFDESIVHHKYFTQNEDYDNAAYNTKFGVYSEGCGLNNVMMSWGHDDYMYLVAKENNATLPSAALFIIRYHSFYALHKSGAYKHLMNEEDNENLKWLQVFNKYDLYSKSKVRVDVEEVKPYYLSLIQKYFPEKLRW is encoded by the exons ATGACTATCCCCATCGCTCAACCCGAGTTtg GAGTTGAAATTGAGGCTGAGGAGAAGAAGATCCCAGCCAACGAAAATGAATTGACTTTGGATGGTGGATTTTTGGTCCCGGAGACCAATTCATTTGGCCAAAACTTCAG GGACTATGATGCTGAAAGTGTCAGGCAAGAAGGGGTGGAGAACTTTTACAGGGTCAATCACATTAACCAAACCTTCGACTTT GTGAAGAGGATGAGAGAAGAATATGGGAAAGTGGACAAGGTGGAGATGAGCATTTGGGAGTGTTGTGAGCTTCTCAACGACGTCGTCGACGAGAGTGATCCTGATTTGGATGAACCTCAGATTGAGCACTTGTTGCAAACGGCTGAAGCTATTCGGAAAGACTATCCCAATGAAGATTGGCTGCACTTGACTGCCCTTATCCATG ATCTCGGCaaggttcttcttcttcctagCTTCGGCGAGCTTCCTCAATGGGCTGTTGTGG GTGACACATTTCCAGTTGGGTGTGCTTTCGACGAATCGATTGTCCATCACAAG TACTTCACCCAAAACGAGGACTATGACAATGCAGCTTACAACACCAAATTCGGAGTTTACTCCGAGGGATGCGGACTCAACAATGTCATGATGTCATGGGGGCATGACGACTATATGTATTTG GTGGCTAAGGAGAATAATGCCACTTTACCTTCAGCAGCTCTTTTCATCATCAGATACCATTCATTCTACG CTTTGCACAAGTCAGGAGCATACAAACACTTGATGAATGAGGAAGACAATGAGAACCTAAAGTGGCTCCAAGTGTTTAA CAAGTATGATCTGTACAGCAAGAGCAAAGTTAGGGTTGATGTGGAAGAAGTCAAGCCATACTATCTTTCTCTCATTCAAAAG TATTTTCCCGAGAAGCTGAGGTGGTAA
- the LOC131299261 gene encoding inositol oxygenase 1-like isoform X2: MDYDAESVRQEGVENFYRVNHINQTFDFVKRMREEYGKVDKVEMSIWECCELLNDVVDESDPDLDEPQIEHLLQTAEAIRKDYPNEDWLHLTALIHDLGKVLLLPSFGELPQWAVVGDTFPVGCAFDESIVHHKYFTQNEDYDNAAYNTKFGVYSEGCGLNNVMMSWGHDDYMYLVAKENNATLPSAALFIIRYHSFYALHKSGAYKHLMNEEDNENLKWLQVFNKYDLYSKSKVRVDVEEVKPYYLSLIQKYFPEKLRW, translated from the exons AT GGACTATGATGCTGAAAGTGTCAGGCAAGAAGGGGTGGAGAACTTTTACAGGGTCAATCACATTAACCAAACCTTCGACTTT GTGAAGAGGATGAGAGAAGAATATGGGAAAGTGGACAAGGTGGAGATGAGCATTTGGGAGTGTTGTGAGCTTCTCAACGACGTCGTCGACGAGAGTGATCCTGATTTGGATGAACCTCAGATTGAGCACTTGTTGCAAACGGCTGAAGCTATTCGGAAAGACTATCCCAATGAAGATTGGCTGCACTTGACTGCCCTTATCCATG ATCTCGGCaaggttcttcttcttcctagCTTCGGCGAGCTTCCTCAATGGGCTGTTGTGG GTGACACATTTCCAGTTGGGTGTGCTTTCGACGAATCGATTGTCCATCACAAG TACTTCACCCAAAACGAGGACTATGACAATGCAGCTTACAACACCAAATTCGGAGTTTACTCCGAGGGATGCGGACTCAACAATGTCATGATGTCATGGGGGCATGACGACTATATGTATTTG GTGGCTAAGGAGAATAATGCCACTTTACCTTCAGCAGCTCTTTTCATCATCAGATACCATTCATTCTACG CTTTGCACAAGTCAGGAGCATACAAACACTTGATGAATGAGGAAGACAATGAGAACCTAAAGTGGCTCCAAGTGTTTAA CAAGTATGATCTGTACAGCAAGAGCAAAGTTAGGGTTGATGTGGAAGAAGTCAAGCCATACTATCTTTCTCTCATTCAAAAG TATTTTCCCGAGAAGCTGAGGTGGTAA